In Kitasatospora sp. NBC_00240, the following are encoded in one genomic region:
- a CDS encoding FAD-binding dehydrogenase: MAFDADVIVIGAGLAGLVATAELADAGRKVILLDQEPAASLGGQAHWSFGGLFLVDSPEQRRLRIRDSHELAWQDWQGTAGFDRPEDHWPRRWAEAYVDFAAGEKRAWLHAQGVRFFPVVGWAERGGLLATGPGNSVPRFHITWGTGPGIVEPFARRVAAAAARGLVDLRFRHRVTGLAATGGVTDTVTGEILVPSTVDRGVASSREATGAFELRAQAVVVTSGGIGGNHDLVRKAWPARLGTPPARMLSGVPAHVDGLMLGIAEEAGGNLINGDRMWHYTEGIENWDPIWAAHGIRILPGPSSLWLDARGNRLPVPLFPGFDTLGTLEHIMTTGHDHTWFVLTQKIIEKEFALSGSEQNPDLTGRSIRDVLGRALPGATAPVEAFKRHGADFVVADNLPDLVLGMNAKTPQALIDGDALRREIEARDRELANPFSKDLQVTAIHGARRYLGDKLIRTAAPHRILDPKAGPLIAVKLNILTRKSLGGLQTDLSSRVLRADGSVLDGLYAAGEAAGFGGGGVHGYRSLEGTFLGGCIFSGRAAGRAAAAATA; this comes from the coding sequence ATGGCATTCGACGCCGACGTCATCGTCATCGGGGCCGGCCTGGCCGGCCTGGTCGCCACCGCGGAACTGGCGGACGCCGGACGCAAGGTCATCCTGCTCGACCAGGAGCCGGCCGCCTCGCTCGGCGGCCAGGCGCACTGGTCCTTCGGCGGGCTCTTCCTGGTCGACTCGCCCGAGCAGCGCCGGCTGCGCATCCGCGACTCGCACGAACTCGCCTGGCAGGACTGGCAGGGCACGGCCGGCTTCGACCGCCCCGAGGACCACTGGCCCCGCCGCTGGGCCGAGGCCTACGTCGACTTCGCGGCCGGCGAGAAGCGCGCCTGGCTGCATGCCCAGGGCGTCCGCTTCTTCCCCGTGGTCGGCTGGGCCGAGCGCGGCGGACTCCTCGCCACCGGTCCCGGCAACTCCGTGCCGCGGTTCCACATCACCTGGGGCACCGGCCCCGGCATCGTCGAACCCTTCGCCCGCCGGGTGGCGGCGGCAGCCGCCCGTGGCCTGGTCGACCTGCGCTTCCGGCACCGGGTCACCGGCCTGGCCGCCACCGGCGGCGTCACCGACACCGTGACCGGCGAGATCCTGGTGCCCAGCACGGTCGACCGCGGGGTCGCCAGCTCGCGCGAGGCCACCGGCGCCTTCGAGCTGCGGGCCCAGGCCGTCGTCGTCACCTCGGGCGGCATCGGCGGCAACCACGACCTGGTCCGCAAGGCCTGGCCCGCCCGGCTCGGCACCCCGCCGGCCCGGATGCTCTCCGGCGTCCCCGCCCACGTCGACGGCCTGATGCTCGGCATCGCCGAGGAGGCCGGCGGCAACCTGATCAACGGCGACCGGATGTGGCACTACACCGAGGGCATCGAGAACTGGGACCCGATCTGGGCCGCGCACGGCATCCGGATCCTGCCCGGCCCGTCCTCGCTCTGGCTGGACGCCCGCGGCAACCGGCTGCCGGTGCCGCTCTTCCCCGGCTTCGACACCCTCGGCACCCTCGAACACATCATGACCACCGGCCACGACCACACCTGGTTCGTCCTCACCCAGAAGATCATCGAGAAGGAGTTCGCCCTCTCCGGCTCCGAGCAGAACCCCGACCTGACGGGCCGCAGCATCCGCGACGTCCTCGGCCGCGCCCTGCCCGGCGCCACCGCGCCGGTCGAGGCCTTCAAGCGGCACGGCGCCGACTTCGTGGTCGCCGACAACCTCCCCGACCTGGTCCTGGGCATGAATGCCAAGACCCCGCAGGCCCTGATCGACGGCGACGCGCTGCGCCGTGAGATCGAGGCCCGCGACCGCGAGCTCGCCAACCCGTTCAGCAAGGACCTCCAGGTCACCGCCATCCACGGGGCCCGCCGCTACCTCGGCGACAAGCTGATCCGCACCGCCGCGCCGCACCGCATCCTCGACCCCAAGGCCGGGCCGCTGATCGCCGTCAAGCTCAACATCCTCACCCGCAAGTCGCTCGGCGGCCTGCAGACCGACCTCTCGTCCCGGGTGTTGCGGGCCGACGGCAGCGTCCTGGACGGCCTGTACGCGGCCGGTGAGGCGGCCGGCTTCGGCGGCGGCGGCGTGCACGGCTACCGCTCGCTGGAGGGCACCTTCCTGGGCGGCTGCATCTTCTCCGGCCGGGCCGCGGGCCGCGCGGCAGCGGCCGCCACGGCCTGA